The DNA region attaaaaaaattacattgtttttttgtttttgtaaacacaGCGTTTTTGTTACCTTAAATAAGTAACATACAtctttgttattattgaaagtgttttgcagaaagatattagtgctagagaatTTTGACGCAGAAAGCTCGATAAAATTCTGCCACTGGGGTCAGAACAAAAATGTATTCTGTTTTCAGTATCATTCATTGTGGATGTCAATTAGGCAACTAGAAAATGAACTATATGAAagacagttcaaaattttattacagttgtTATGTTAGGGAATTTTGCATAGCAACACAAAGTGCATGATAATTTtctctaaagtaaaaaaaaaaaaaatatgagctgAATTTCACTCttcacttttttatgaaaagcttGAAAGCTTGCTTTtgactaaaagtaatttttctggtATGAacagaacttttataaaaatttcctgtGCAAAGCCAAATCAACTACTAGCTACTTATgttcaaaatagaaatatgcaaaaattctGTACAATAAagctaattaatataaaatactgtaTAGCTATATTATGTTTTACCTGCGATAAGTGTAAATggttatattatttccaattttacttttctctttttcaattatatgtTAATATATGATGTATATCAAAACTGTAAATGTAGCCCAAAAAATATTGCTAGTAGAATCTCTGTTATGTTATTTCttcaatgttggcaggtatgtaatagaaacatttaaagtaataaaaataattatatattaagataattagaaatatttgagataaataaaaaactaacagcgattttttaaaaaaaactgcaaaattgaaaaaaagagaagtgaaaaaaaatgtattttaattcttaagacAAAACTTCAATGGTAAAATTAATTCTGGGAAAAAATACCCATAAAACGTTAAAAGGGATAAAGTCTATcataaaggcttttaaaatttccacgctattaaaatatttcccattaaaaaaattattaacaaaaacaaagtcaaaaaaataataatccatcttaattttggagagaaaaaaatttaaaagctaaacatctcagtttttcaattactctaatttcaagtaaaagtgaagaaaaataatagagtctaataaaaaccattttaatttccacatcataataaaaaactctattgaaaaaaaaaattttaaaaaagcaaaagttgaatagaaactaaaacaaaaatcgtttttaaaaatcttaatgtttaaataaaaaatgtaacgctaaaaatctaatcaatttaatttgaatcaatttcatttattcacattgccatatttttagaaaaaaagtgtcCATGAATAACGTTCATTTGAAAcactctttaaatattttgtgttgtataaaaaatactaataaaatgaaaagttaatataaaaaaatgcaaaaaaagaaacaggagaaaaaaaaatttgtgcttaGTTTTGAAGTATAACTTTAACGTTTAGAATCACAGTTTTCTGTGTCATAGGTTATCTGTTTTTCTGCACTAGGAAAAAGTGacaataaaatagcaaaaacgaaaataaaagttctcaattcttaaaaagaaagtattgaaaaaacGACATAATTGACTTGtcttgatataattttaaaaagatcagAAGTACATTTACTAACGCGTGGTTCAGTATAAAGTAACTTAGtttcaaaacttcaaatttCCATCTGTTTTTCAGATCATAAACTGATAagatttagaacttaacaaatacgtttagaaactatttctaataatgtatatgtatagtgtaaaaaaaaaacaattttagattGTTATTTATTGAATCTATAcacattcccccccccccaaaaaaaaattgacaataaatactttgcaaaatatttggCAGAATACTTGGCCAAACGTTCAGCAAACCAAATATTCAGCAAAAAGGTCAAGTACCGAATTGTGGCCAAATATTTGTAACATCCGGATGTAACAGAGTTAAGTGAACTTATAGtttagttttctaaataattttcatttaataaaatcttgacagtttataaattacataaaactagttcagtcaaaaaaattttatgcataaaaatctcTTTAGAGGTTTGCCATCTTAAGGTAAACACAAGGCCCATGATCCTTAGTTCTCTTATGATCTGACTTATCTCGCCATTTGTAAGCAATTTATctgacttaaatattaatttttatccctAAATAGTAAATCTTTCGATAAAGAAATCATCTATTTCTGTCTAATCTAATTCAGGAATTGTCTAATTCAGGTTATATAATGCTGCAAGTCCTACTTGGAGCTAGTATCATTAAATCCCACATTTAGTTcagtttatatataaaattatatttttagggtTCACCTTAAAAACTACTGCCGTATCTGCTGTTGTTGGTGGCACTGCCTTAGCTCTTCCTGCTATTGGTTTTACTGCTGGTGGTGTTGCAGCAGGTTCCTGGGCTGCTAGTTTTCAGAGTGCATATCTTGGTGGCACTATAGCATCTGGGAGTGGTTTTGCACTTCTACAAAGTGCTGGAGCTGTTGGATTGGCTGCTACTACAAAAGCTGCAGCCATAGCTGGCAGTGCCAGTGTTGTTGGTACTCACTCGgctgtgaaaaaatttatgacaaatGATGAAACTAATAGTCAACATACTTCAGAAGAATCAAGGGTATCTAAGAGTACTTTTGCACGTTTACAAAGTGCTGGTTCTGCTGGATTAGCTGCAAGTTCACAAGCTGCTGGCATGGCTACCAATGCTGTACTTACTGGTACTAActcaattgtgaaaaaatttatgacaaatGATGAAACTGATAGTCAACATACTTCATTAGAATCAAGTGCATCTAAGAGTACTTATGCACTTTTACGAAGTGCTGGTGCTGCTGGATTGGCTGCAAGCTCTCAAGCTGCTGGCATAGCTGCCAGTGCTGTAGTTGCTGGTGCTCACTCAGTtgtgaaaaaattgaagaaaaatgatgaaattgatAGCGGACATACTTCAGAAGAATCAAGTGTATCTGGGAATGCTTTAACACTTTTGAAAAGTGCTGGATTGGCTGCAAGTTCACAAGCTGCTATTGCAGCTGGCAGTGCTGTAGTTGCTGGTGCTCACTCAGCTGTGAAAATATTGAGGAAAAATAATGAAGCTGATAGTGGACATACTTCACAAGAATCAAGTGCATCTGGGAGTgctttaacacttttaaaaagtgctggATTGGCTGCAAGTTCACAAGCTGCTATTGTAGCTGGCAGTGCTGTAGTTGCTGGTGCTCACTCAGCTATGAAAATATTGAGGAAAAATAATGAAGCTGATAGTGGACATACTTCACAAGAATCAAGTGCATCTGGGAGTGCTTTTgcgcttttaaaaagtgctggAGCTGCTGGCTGGTCTGCAAGTTCACAAGCTGCCATCACAGCTGGCAGTGCAGTAGTTGCTGGTGCTCACTcagctgttaaaaaatttaaaaagaataatgagACTGATAGTGAGAAATGAGTTTTCTAGATGCACAAGTCTCTCAATCGAATTATAATGAAATGCACCTGGCACCTATTTCCCCTAATATCTATCAAAAGAGTGAAGAATATTACTCACCCCTGaaattgttagaataatttttttatttttcttttatttatttatttgcaatttctatggggaaaaaaagtttaattttcattgaaaaacatttgtatCTCAGTAACAATCCATCCATTTTGTCCActgaatattcaaattattcataagaTTCAATTCTGCTATCTTATTGAGCCAATCAAAGCTTCGATGACGCTGAGAGATATTaagttacaaatataaaattttgtacagaaTTTCATTGTAAGAGATAGTAACTTTTAAGTACTTCCAAcgaaatgtatatatatgtatatatatttttaatttaaagcgtGTGTAGTTTAATTACTGCAATTTTTGGTGCATTAAGGCAACAGAGAATATCAATTCAGTTATAAATTTTCACTTACTGTTTAATGATGGTAGGTGACCCTTTTTTACATAACTACTGAAAGATTTAAAACGTTAGACACACTTTAATGTGTAGCTTTTTCCTTAGTGTATAAAACATACCGCAGACAAGTGTCCTTGGGTTGATCCTAGCCGATGCCAAAGTACTTTACGCACAACTGATTTAATTGTGAAATGTTATTACATTAGCAATGGGTCTattaatttacacttttttaccagcgtaaatatttttggcaaatatataattatgtatgaatttaaacatatttgtaGCAGCTATATTTTCCTTGcgtcttctattttttctaCATCTTGTATGTTTTTCTATACCTTGTTAAGActatattacttgtttttatattattattagaacttgttgctaaatatttgaattattaattagtaatgctaaataaagttctaaattattgGAAAgtgttatattataaaaatgattatttatgtttttggttattgaaaataaaaaatttattcctcagTGCTATGTtagtttaattttcactttttctcaataaaaagttattattatttaactgatTATCTAAATCAACATTCCCAACCCATAGACCGTTGCCTGAAAGTGGGCTGTTGTGTGCTGCATAGTACTCGGGGTTGGCTCTTGAGActaaagctatttattttcaGTACAGATACTGACTCTTTGGTGTAGGAGAGACAGtgctaaaaatacttttaatattttttaaaacttttatcatttgtttttgaGCTAAGAGTGAAtgtaacaaagttttttttctttttaaatcaaaattgttgTTACTTGTTATAATTCATAAGCatcaaagtttcttttttttttttttcaacattgatGATCTACACTactaaaaagtttaacttttgatctaaatgATTTATCAGCTcgaacattttaaattgcaatatctTTAATCAAAAGCTACAAGATTGTTTagatttctaacaattaagatagtttgagttatttattaaataactctaattaaaaactaagaagtttcttgttctctctttttttttttttccctttaaaattttgttacagtaATTTCTAATTCTTAATACACGATGATGAGGGAAAATATAttagaactaaatatattttcttaatatcagACTATAAATGACCAcccttaatatacatttttaattctttttgtaaaaaattatgcatataagGTGGTATATATCAATATGTAAGTGTGAAGGAACAATAACGAggtttgaaatgtttttgggacactagaaaaaaaatgaggaaattttaaaaaaaaccaatagAATCGCTTAGTGATATGGTATACAAATGGAAGTTTTTCACTGTTaacttatagaaaaaaaaacgttttcatattttttttatctttttaaaacttctcatattttttttcttgattttattatgACGAATTTGTTATTGTATATAGGTTATGTATAATACTATTAAGTCTTAGAGCGTGAAGAACCCGAtaactagatcaaaagttattctgggNtttttttttttttttttttgcgttctGTACTTACATCAATTTTagttaaaccatttattttctttttaattattattactctaAAGCTTTTATGTAGGAATTTCCCTTTTAATATATGTTAGCAAAGATCAGACAATGAATCATAATCTTAAAAgtatatctaaatatataatacCAAACAATGGCCCTTTACCTTTGAAAAACAACAGTGTAAGTTGATACTGTGCATTATCCCGtaactttttgagaaaaagttAGTGTAGATAATACAAGTCAAGTATACCGAGTAATGTGGTTTTCTCATATGTACCAAAAGAAGTGTTAgtgattatatataataatcagACAAAAAATGTATGAGCAACACACCCGTTAGTTTTTTTCTGGTACTGATAGTTTTCTCAATCTATCCTAAGTAAGAAATCTGTAGTCACTtcaaaaaagggaagaaaaataattccagatttaaaagtatttatagcatttaaccacatatgttgttgttgtcgtcgcCTATTAAGGCAGAggaggtgcgattgttcttgtttttccagtggtgccatctatggtaaagaattcgacttctgccacaaacacgccacacccgtttatagggcagacccattcatTTATCTagagatcgtaatttttacttgaaccagagaatgatcagTGTCCAATTCAGTAATCCCAGGCGTATAATTAGTTTTGAGAacaggagttcgaatccagccagtCGAAGACacccagtgtagtaaatggtggctggtgcacgttaaatctgtcggggtaaaaaagtccttcatgttggctgaattcgaactcccgttctcacgaacgtgaGTCCGGTGttctgccaaccaggctatcccagcactttaaaaacatatataaaacaattattggaagggtataagtatatttttttacttgaaagaattcattaataaaaaatttaataatttttttctatcgacATATGATAAAGGGAAAAATAGTGTTAGGTAAGTCAACTTTACTTAGAATCTAAGTGAATAGTGTTGTGAGCATTCCattcgaatcaagtgattcGCATTTAAGTGATTAAatcatgttattaaaattagtgaTCTAAAATACTCTATTCGAATTGAGATCtgaatcacttgattcgaatCACTGATCTGAGTCACTTAATATAAATCCCGAATCACTTGATTCAAATTGTGAACCCAAACGCATGAATCGAATCAATGATCCGAATCACTTCATAAGAATCGGTGATTTGAACCATTGAT from Parasteatoda tepidariorum isolate YZ-2023 chromosome 2, CAS_Ptep_4.0, whole genome shotgun sequence includes:
- the LOC107454831 gene encoding streptococcal hemagglutinin isoform X2, whose translation is MCGDRKDAKDGGSDTWKDVGSEKQSLTRMPHDEKVKKDGESITWEDVGWFTLKTTAVSAVVGGTALALPAIGFTAGGVAAGSWAASFQSAYLGGTIASGSGFALLQSAGAVGLAATTKAAAIAGSASVVGTHSAVKKFMTNDETNSQHTSEESRVSKSTFARLQSAGSAGLAASSQAAGMATNAVLTGTNSIVKKFMTNDETDSQHTSLESSASKSTYALLRSAGAAGLAASSQAAGIAASAVVAGAHSVVKKLKKNDEIDSGHTSEESSVSGNALTLLKSAGLAASSQAAIAAGSAVVAGAHSAVKILRKNNEADSGHTSQESSASGSALTLLKSAGLAASSQAAIVAGSAVVAGAHSAMKILRKNNEADSGHTSQESSASGSAFALLKSAGAAGWSASSQAAITAGSAVVAGAHSAVKKFKKNNETDSEK
- the LOC107454831 gene encoding streptococcal hemagglutinin isoform X1 codes for the protein MRKMVEVIPGRMLDTLHNLILIIFLAEKQSLTRMPHDEKVKKDGESITWEDVGWFTLKTTAVSAVVGGTALALPAIGFTAGGVAAGSWAASFQSAYLGGTIASGSGFALLQSAGAVGLAATTKAAAIAGSASVVGTHSAVKKFMTNDETNSQHTSEESRVSKSTFARLQSAGSAGLAASSQAAGMATNAVLTGTNSIVKKFMTNDETDSQHTSLESSASKSTYALLRSAGAAGLAASSQAAGIAASAVVAGAHSVVKKLKKNDEIDSGHTSEESSVSGNALTLLKSAGLAASSQAAIAAGSAVVAGAHSAVKILRKNNEADSGHTSQESSASGSALTLLKSAGLAASSQAAIVAGSAVVAGAHSAMKILRKNNEADSGHTSQESSASGSAFALLKSAGAAGWSASSQAAITAGSAVVAGAHSAVKKFKKNNETDSEK
- the LOC107454831 gene encoding streptococcal hemagglutinin isoform X3; amino-acid sequence: MRKMVEVIPGRMLDDGESITWEDVGWFTLKTTAVSAVVGGTALALPAIGFTAGGVAAGSWAASFQSAYLGGTIASGSGFALLQSAGAVGLAATTKAAAIAGSASVVGTHSAVKKFMTNDETNSQHTSEESRVSKSTFARLQSAGSAGLAASSQAAGMATNAVLTGTNSIVKKFMTNDETDSQHTSLESSASKSTYALLRSAGAAGLAASSQAAGIAASAVVAGAHSVVKKLKKNDEIDSGHTSEESSVSGNALTLLKSAGLAASSQAAIAAGSAVVAGAHSAVKILRKNNEADSGHTSQESSASGSALTLLKSAGLAASSQAAIVAGSAVVAGAHSAMKILRKNNEADSGHTSQESSASGSAFALLKSAGAAGWSASSQAAITAGSAVVAGAHSAVKKFKKNNETDSEK